The proteins below come from a single uncultured Carboxylicivirga sp. genomic window:
- a CDS encoding P-loop NTPase fold protein: MKKTIDINNTFFPGHEIDDPKWFSGRKSDIERALQAISRKGNSIIVYGDRGVGKSSFIAMIKMIAEGNTYLIHEHKLHHKYNKDFFKYQTAEVTCDSGTENVEHVLQRLLTSPDGLKKIISTRVESIEKQTTDKLGLNFLKLLSISSGSSDKKIEKAISEQCVIETFTNVVLTIQNEILKKEEELLIIIDEFDQVADKGKLATIMKSLSKGKVKFLISGIATDYKELIEGHQSVNRLLYQGKIKLSPMTEKEVYTVFDLAEKNNHNLINFNTKFKDSVYQLTSGFPYLVQLCGQLALDNFAENLGYKTKGTVNTQHLNKGLEELVTYEPEMDELYYSIIGENKDREKVLKALASMIPQNIKRSSIYDYCENNGISNPKKIITYLLKYRIKDNENFDRVISNVGNDYIKFNDVVFKIFIRMRNPICEE, from the coding sequence ATGAAAAAAACTATTGATATAAATAATACATTCTTTCCAGGACATGAAATTGATGATCCAAAGTGGTTTTCTGGACGTAAATCTGATATTGAAAGAGCACTACAAGCTATTAGTAGAAAAGGAAATAGTATAATTGTTTATGGAGACAGAGGAGTTGGTAAGTCATCATTTATCGCCATGATCAAAATGATTGCAGAAGGTAATACTTATCTTATACATGAGCATAAACTTCATCATAAATACAATAAGGATTTCTTTAAATATCAGACTGCAGAAGTTACATGTGACTCAGGAACGGAAAATGTTGAACATGTATTACAGAGGTTATTGACAAGTCCAGATGGTTTAAAGAAGATTATAAGTACAAGGGTTGAGTCAATTGAAAAGCAAACAACAGATAAACTTGGTTTAAACTTTTTGAAATTATTAAGTATTTCCTCAGGTTCCAGTGACAAAAAGATTGAGAAAGCAATAAGTGAACAATGTGTTATAGAGACTTTCACTAATGTGGTTTTAACTATTCAAAATGAAATCTTAAAAAAAGAAGAAGAGTTATTAATCATCATAGATGAGTTTGATCAAGTTGCTGACAAGGGAAAATTAGCAACTATTATGAAATCTCTTTCTAAAGGAAAAGTAAAATTTTTGATATCAGGAATTGCAACAGATTATAAGGAATTAATAGAAGGTCACCAATCAGTTAATAGGTTACTTTATCAAGGAAAGATAAAATTATCGCCTATGACAGAAAAGGAGGTCTACACAGTATTTGACTTAGCCGAAAAAAATAATCATAATCTAATAAATTTCAACACTAAATTTAAAGACAGTGTCTATCAATTAACTTCAGGATTCCCATATTTAGTTCAACTGTGTGGACAACTAGCTTTAGATAATTTTGCTGAAAATCTTGGATATAAGACAAAAGGTACAGTTAATACCCAACACCTGAATAAGGGGTTAGAGGAATTAGTAACATATGAACCAGAAATGGATGAGCTTTATTATTCTATCATTGGGGAAAATAAGGATAGGGAAAAAGTCCTGAAAGCTTTAGCCAGTATGATTCCGCAAAATATTAAAAGAAGTAGCATATATGATTATTGTGAGAACAATGGAATATCAAATCCCAAGAAGATAATTACTTACCTTTTAAAGTATAGGATTAAGGATAATGAGAACTTTGATAGAGTAATAAGTAATGTAGGTAATGATTATATAAAGTTTAATGATGTTGTATTCAAGATTTTTATTAGAATGAGAAATCCTATTTGTGAGGAATAA